The nucleotide sequence GCACCTTCCGGCGCCTGCCCAGGCAGGAGGCGACCCATGCCTGAGCCGACCAACGTCCTCATCCTCGGTGCCGGGCTCGTCGGCTCGTCGCTCGGCCTGGCGCTCACCCGCGCCGGCTACGACGTGCGGCTGTGGGACATCGCCACTTCCCACGCGGTCGTCGCGGCAGGGCTGGGTGCCGGCGAGGTCTCCGACGAGAGCACAGACAACCCCGACGTCGTCATCGTCGCCACCCCGCCCGACGTCATCCCCGAGCTCGTCGCCGAGGTGCTCGGCAAGTTCCCGCACGCCGTCGTCACGGACGTCGGCTCCGTCAAGGCACCCATCCTAGCCGCCGTCGACCGCATCGCGCCGGAGCACCACCGCTACGTCGGCTCGCACCCGATGGCGGGCTCGCAGTTCACCGGGCCGCTGACCGCGTCGGGCGACCTGTTCCGCGACCGCACCTGGGTCGTTACGCCGCAGGAGGGCAACACCCCCGAGGACGTCGCCGTCGTCGAGCGGCTCGCGCGCGACGTCGGCGCCCGCGTCGTCACGATGCCCGCGCCACTGCACGACGAGGCCGTCGCGCAGGTCAGCCACGTGCCGCACCTCATGAGCATCCTCACCGCGAGCCACCTGCGGGAGATCCCGCAGCCCAACCTCCGGCTGGCGGGGCAGGGCATCCGGGACGTGACGCGCATCGCGGGCTCCGACCCCGCCCTGTGGCGCCAGATCCTCACCTCCAACGCGGCCGCGGTCCGGCACGAACTGCTCGAGGTCTCGCGCGACCTGTCCTACCTGATCCAGGTGCTCGACGACGGGGACAAGCTGGAGAAGTTCCTCGGCCTCGGCCAGGCGGGTGCCCTGTCGCTCGTCGGCAAGCACGGCCAGGACCCGATCGACATGCTCGAGGTCACCGTCGAGATCCCCGACGAGCCGCGCGCGCTCGCCCGGCTCTTCAACGACATCGGCGAGGCCGGCTTCAACGTCGAGGACTTCGAACTCACACACGACCCGGTCCGGAAGGTCGGCTACCTGTCGATCGCCGTCGAGCGGGAGGTCGCGGAGAAGCTCCGCGGCGCCATCACAGAGGGAGGCTGGCACGCGTGGTCCGCCAGCCGGGGAAGGTAATTAGACAATGATCGAAGCTGGATCGTTCCTGGTCGCGATCGACGGGCCGAGCGGGTCGGGCAAGTCCACCACGGCCAAGCTGCTCGCGCGCCGGCAGGGCCTCGGGTACCTCGACACCGGGGCCATGTACCGCGCCGCCACCGCCGAGGTGCTCCGGAGCCTGCCCGAGTCCGCCACCGACGAGGACATCGTCGCGCTCGTCGAGGGTGCCGAGTTCACCCTCAGCACCGACCCCGACGCCCCCCGGTTCGCCATCAACGGCATCGACGTGACCAGCGAGATCCGCGAGCCGCGCATCGCGGCGGCCGTGTCCCGGGTCGCGACCATCCTCGCCGTGCGCCGGTCGCTGACGCAGCGCATGCGGGAGGTCATCAGCGACCACCAGCGCCGCATCGTCGTCGAGGGCCGCGACATCACCACGGTCGTGGCGCCCGACGCCGACGTCCGCGTCCTGCTCGTCGCCGACCCCCAGGCGCGCGTCGCCCGTCGCGCGGCCGAGGTCGCCGGGAAGGCGACCGCCGCCGAGGTCACCGACCAGGTGCTGCGCCGCGACCGCGACGACTCGACGGTGTCGAACTTCACCGACGCCGCCGAGGGCGTCACCGTCATCGACTCGACGTTCCTGAGTCCCGACGAGGTCGTCGACGAGATCATCTCGCTGGCCGAGGCGGCCCGCTGAGGGCTGCCGCCGCGTCGGAATGCGGCCAGCTTGCCCCTGAGCACTAGACTGGGGCGTCCGCAAGCGCCAAGGAGCACCCAGTGACAGACACCGTCAAGCCGATCGTCGCCGTCGTCGGCAGGCCCAATGTCGGCAAATCGACGCTGGTGAACCGCATCCTGGGGCGCCGCGAGGCCGTCGTGCAGGACACGCCAGGCGTGACCCGCGACCGCGTGAGCTACGACGCCAACTGGAACGGCCGCGAGTTCATCCTCGTCGACACCGGCGGCTGGGCCTCCGACGCGACGGGCATGGCCCTGCAGATCGCCGAGCAGGCCGAGCTGGCCATCGCGACGGCCGACGCTGTGCTGTTCGTCGTCGACGCCACCGTCGGCACCCTCGACGAGGACGAGGCCGTCGTGCGCGTGCTGCGTCGCTCGAACAAGCCCGTCGTGCTCGCCGCCAACAAGGTCGACGACCAGCGCCACGAGGCCATGGCCGCGACCATGTGGAACCTCGGCCTCGGCGAGCCGTACGCCGTCTCGGCCATGCACGGCCGCGGCTCGGGCGACCTGCTCGATGCCCTGCTGGATGCCCTGCCGGAGGCCCCGCGCGAGCGCGAGGTCGAGGAGGCGGGACCCCGTCGCGTCGCGATCGTCGGCAAGCCGAACGTCGGCAAGTCGTCCCTGTTGAACAAGCTCGCCGCGCAGCAGCGCGTCGTCGTGTCCGACATCTCCGGCACCACCGTCGACCCCGTCGACGAGATCGTTGAGGTCGGCGGGCAGGTCTACCGCCTCATTGACACCGCCGGCATCCGTCGTCGCGTCAAGGAGGCCTCGGGCCACGAGTACTACGCGAGCCTCCGGACGCAGACGGCCATCGAGCGGGCCGAGGTCTGCATCATGGTCATCGACGCGTCCGAGCCCGTCACCGACCAGGACCTGCGCATCCTCAGCTCGATCGAGGACGCCGGCCGCGCGCTGGTCATCGCGTTCAACAAGTGGGACCTGACCGACGAGGAGCGTCGCCGCTACCTCGACCGGGAGATCGAGCGCGACCTCGTCGCGTTCCGCTGGGCGCCCACCGTCAACATCTCCGCGCTGACCGGCCGCAACGTCGACAAGATCGGCAAGGCCATCGAGACCGCCGCCGCCGGCTGGGAGACCCGCATCTCCACGGGCAAGCTCAACGCGTTCCTCGGCCGCCTGGCCGCCGCACACCCGCACCCGCTGCGGGGCGGCAAGCAGCCGCGCATCCTGTTCGGCACGCAGGCCAGCGCCTGCCCTCCCACGTTCGCGCTGTTCACCAGCGGTCAGTTCGACGACACCTACAAGCGCTTCATCGAGCGTCGCCTCCGCGAGGACTTCGGCTTCGAGGGCTCCCCGGTGCACGTCGAGATCCGGCCCCGCGCGAAGCGCTCGGAGCGCTGACGACGCGGCATCGGTAGTCTCACGGCCATGGACCTCATCCCGTGGCTGCCGATCGTGCTGCTCGCGGCCGGGCTTCTCATCGGCGTCCTCGTCGAACCTCGAAGGTTCGGACAGGGCATCGCCCTGACGCTGCTCGCAGGCATCGTGGCCAGCCTCCTGCTGGTGCGCGTCGGCGACACTCTCAACGCGGCCGGTGGGAACGAGGCGACGGGCTACCTGCTGCTGGGCATCTTCCTGCTGATGGTGCTGGGGGTCGCGCTGCTCGGGCTGTTCCTCGTCGTGAACGCGTTCACGATGTGGCGCCGGGAGGGGCTGGGGCCCGCCCCGCGCATCTCCGGCCTCGCCGGGCTCGCGACGGCCGTCTACGTCGTGGCCGCCGTGGCAACGGTGGTCCTCGACCTGCAGGACCTGGTGCCACTGCTGCTCCTGGTCGGGCTGCCGGCGGCCTACGTGGCGTTCCTGTTCGTCTCCTTCCTGAGCTACTCGCTGCTGTACGTGTGGTTCTCGAACCGCTTCGGCCGCCCCGTCGACGCGGTCATCGTCCTCGGGTCGGGGCTGGCCGGGGGAGAGCGGGTCACTCCGCTGCTGGCGGGGCGGCTCCGGAAGGGCCGACAGGTCTTCGAGAGGTCCGCACGCTCCGGCCGTCAGCCCGTCCTCATCGTCTCCGGCGGGCGCGGAGGCGACGAGCACCTGAGCGAGGCCGCGGCCATGTCGCGCTGGCTGACCGACGACGGGTTCCGGGGCCCGCTCGCCCTCGAGGACCGCTCGACGGACACTGCGGAGAACCTCGAGTTCTCCGCCGAGCTGATTGGCGAGGAGCGTCGCGCGGGCCGCGTCGCCGTCGCCACCAGCGACTACCACGCGTTCCGCGCGGCGATCATCATGCGCAAGGCCGGCATCCGCGGCTACACCGTCGGCTGCCGCACGGCCCGCTACTACTGGCCCAGCGCGACGCTGCGGGAGTTCATCGCCATCCTGCTCGAGCACTCGCGATTCAACCTGGTGGTGGTCGGGCTACTGTGTCTGCCGCTCGCCTTCTACATCGTCAACGTCGTCACATCCGCCTTCAGCTGAGGAGAAGCCCATGAACCACCACCACGACGAACCCGCGCAGGATCCGGTGTCCTTCTGGGAGGCGCGCTACGGCGAGCGGGACCAGATCTGGACCGGCAACGTGAACAAGGCCCTGGCCGATGTCGCCGCGGACCTCAAGCCCGGCGTCTCGCTCGACCTCGGCTGCGGCGAGGGGGGCGACGTCATCTGGCTGGCGCAGCGGGGCTGGCGGGCCATCGGCATCGACATCTCCAGCACCGCCATCACCCGCGCCCGGGCCGCCGCGCAGCGACTCGGGCTGGGGGAGCGGCAGGCGGAGTTCCTCGTCGAGGACCTCTCCCACCTCGACGTGCGCGGCCCCTTTGACCTGGTGACCGCGAGCTTCTTCCAGTCGCCCGTCGAGCTGCCCCGCACCGTCGTCCTCCGGCGTGCCGCCGGCCTCGTCCGATCCGGTGGACACCTGCTCGTCACGTCGCACGCCGCGGCGCCGAAGGGCTCCGGTCACGAGGACCAGGACTTCGCGGAGTACCAGCCCGACGTGCAGCTGGCGGCCCTCGACCTGCCGGAGGACCAGTGGGCCGTCGAGGTCGCCGAGGTCCGCTCCCGCGTCGGCCTCCACGACGGCGTCGAGCGCGAGTTCGACGACTCCGTAGTGCTGCTCCGGCGCCTCTGAGGCCCGGTCGGAACCCCGGCGACACGACCTCGGTTGGACCTATCTGCGGGTCGTCCGCTAAAGTTCATTCTCGGATCGGGAACGGTCCACTTTTGATCCGGCAACGGGTCGGCGGGCTGTAGCGCAGCTTGGTAGCGCACTTGACTGGGGGTCAAGGGGTCGCAGGTTCAAATCCTGTCAGCCCGACCAGGTGCGGCTTACTGGAAACAGGGACCCTATGGTCCAGGTTGGTAGGAAGCCGCAGGGTCGTAGAAGTGAAGGAGTCGCCCTTGTGGGCGGCTCCTTCCTTCGTTGTTGCTGGGTGGTGCTCGGACCAGGTGAACGGCTCGATGCCGGGTGGTGGCTCCTCGCAGCTCTTGGCTACGGAGTTCGCGTGGTAGGTCGTCTGCACGGTCAGCAGATCGTCGAGCGGGGCTTTTAGCGCGTGTCCGGTGATCTCGTCGTGGTCGATGAACACGCGGGTGAAGATGGCTTGGTTGAGTCGGCGGCGGACCTCGTCGCTGCCGTGCCGGTATAGCTCGTAGGGGTTCTCCAGTAGGCGGAGGTTCACGCTGATGAACTCGACGGCGTCGGTCAGGGTGTCGACGGCCGCCGCGAGCTGGGCATTCAGCCGCTCGCGGGTGACCCCGATCTCGCGCAGCTTGGCCCGGATCTTGTCCTTGGGGATGGTGTCGTCGATGGCCAGGTCGAGCAGGTTGGACTCCTGGGTGTCGAGCCGGGCAAGCTGACTCTCGAGCTGTTCCTTCAGCGCGTGCTGTGAGGCTTCCTGGTCGGTGAGAGCGTCGGCGAGCGATTGTCGCATCGCGTGGATGAAGTCGGGCGTGAACTGGACTGTCCGGCAGTGCTCTGCGACGGCGTCCTCGACGCGTTGCACGTTGGAGTACTTCGCGTTGCATGTGCCGTCCTGGGTGCCTCGGCAGAAGAAGTACAGGTACTCGTCCCCTGAGCGCGAAATGGTGCGACGGATGATCATGCGCCTGATGGTCTGGTCGCGGTGCCAGCACGCCCCACACCAGAGGGTGCCCTTGAGGTAGTGGTGAACAACGCGGCGCCGTTCTCCTGCGCGCCCGCGGGATGCCATGAGATCTTGCACTTCGTCGAACAGGTCGCGGTCGATGAGGGGCTCGTGCCGGCCGCTGTACTCGTCGCCCTTGTAGCTGACGATGCCGACGTAGTACGGGTCCTGGAGCAGTTGGTGGATCTTGGAGACGGAGATGGGTCCAGCAGGGCGACGTTGGGTAGCTCTGGTGCGCAGGCCTCGGTCGGTGAGCTCGGATTGGATGTCTTCGAGCGTGGCGTCGCCCGCGGCGTACATCTCGAACGCGAGCCGAATCAGTGGTGCGCGCTACTTGTCGATTGCGACGGCGCGAATCTCGCGGCCATCGATGCGGTCGATGGTGTTGAGGTAGCCGATGGGCGCCTTGCCGAGGGTGCCGCCCTTCTTGGCCTTCTCGCCCATCTTGTAGGCGATGTCGGCGCCTTCTTCGGCTGACCGGAACTCGTTGAAGGCAGCGAGGATCCCGTGCATGAGCTGCCCGACGGGCGTCTCATCGATGGACTCGGTAGCGGAGATGAGCGTGACGCCACGCTTCTTGAGTTCGGCCCCGACGATGGCGTCGTCGAATCGGTTGCGGGCCATACGGGAGAGCTTGTAGATGATGACGTAGTCGACGTCGCGTTGGGTGCGGATGCGGTCGAGCATCTGCTGGAAGGCGACTCGCTTTGTCATCTCGCGGGCAGATTTGCCAGGTTCGAGGTACTCGTCGACGATCGTGATCCATCACACCTCGTGCGACGCCCGTGGGACGATCTGTGCCGCTTCGGCTCCGGGCAGGTTGTCTAGCAACTCGAATGCGAGCACGATCGCGTCGAAATAGTTCGGTGCGATCGTCGCCGTTCGGTACCAGTCCTTCTCACCCGTGACCTTGAGCTGGACACGGTGGCCGTTCTGACTGAGGACATAGCCTGCAAATGGCGCAGGGACGTTCGTAGGCTGTCCGTCGGGATCCGGTTCGCCTAGTAGGACGATGTCTCCAAGGAGCACGACCTGTCTGCGCAGCGCCGGCACCCAGAACCACCACAGCAGGGTGGCGTAGGTATTCACCGGCAGCTTGCGCTTGTTGCCTTGCGCGTTGGCGACCGCCACTACCCCGAGTGTCGGGATCGGGACTGTCTTCAACGGATAGCCCGTGACGTCCTCGAGATCGGCGATAATGTTGAAGTCGTGGAACTCCGGCGGAGCCTTCATGTCGGCCCGGATCACAATGCCCTTCGGCATGATGCACCTCCTAGATGCGAGCGGTTGGCGATCCGGAATGGATCGTCTGGCAACCGCACAGCAGCCACGAGGCCTGGTGATTGGGCAGCCGGCCCGGGAGAGAACTTGCAGGTTCTCGATCCCGGGACCGGCCGCGATGGTGAAGAGACTCAGGGCGTCTTCTCGAAGCTCCTGAGCGCTTCCTGAAGGTGGAAGGCCAAGCCGGCGACAGGCAGCACCTCCACGTCGATGGCACCTGGCCACCTTTCGAGGATGCGAGCGCCCAGGCGGCCGCGGTGACGTAGCCTTCGTAGCGAGTGCAGCTGACGCACCAGTTCGGATCGCCGTCGGCCAGCGGGAGCAGGATGCTTGAGAACCTGCTCGTGCTGACGGACTCGGAAGAGCCTCCGACCCTGATCAGGACGCAGTACTCGCTGTCATCCATAACCAGGTCGACCACCTTCTGCGGTACATCGGTGCTGTCTCCGTTCTCGTCGGGCATGCCCACGATGACGGCGTCCCCGACCAGCATCGCCTTGCGCGACTGAGGCACGTGGTACCACCACAGGAACGAGGCGGTGGAGTTGAACGGCAGATGCCGCAGCAACCCCTCCTCGTTGATGTAGATGGTGATGCCCAGATCTGGCACGTCGATCGCTTCGATCAAGCCGCCGACGGCGGTCTGGTACTCCTTCAGGGACGCGTATGTGCGCACCTCAGGCTCCCCTTCGATGGCGGGGACGAAGATCCCGTTAACCATGTCCTTCCTCCTTGCTGCAAGCGGCCGGCGAACCGTGGTGGTTCACCTGCGAAGCCGCAGCACAGCAATGAAGTGGGGGCGGAGTTGATCGTGCGGCAGCCAACCCGGAGGAGAACTCTGATTGTTCTCTTACTCCGGGCTCGGCTGCCGCTGCATGGTCAGGTGGATGCCTGCTTCGCGGCGCGGGGCGACGGCGCGCTCTTGGTTCCTCCGAGAACGGCAGTGATGGCGTTGCGCTTGGTCTCCGCCTCGCGCTCGATCTCGGCCCGCACCTGCTCGGCGCGCTTGAGCACTGCCGGGTCGGCTTTCGACTTTTCGACCCAGTGCTCCAGCGCGATCCGAGTCTCCTCGGTCACGCTCCGCTCGTTGAGCTGGGCGAGGACTTCGAGCTGGGCTCGGGTGTCCTCGCTGGTGCGGACGGACAGCACCTTGTAAGCGGCGCTGCCGTACCCCGACGGCGTGTTCTCGCTCATGGCGAGACCTCCTTCATGCGTGCGGCCCGCGATCCCGGATGGATCACGTGGGAGGCCGCAGTGCAGGAATGAGGCAAGACCTGGAGACCGTTTGCTTTGGTGAACGGGCCAAGTCCTGCGGTAGTTATACGGCAGAACCCGGCGGTCTTAAATCGTCCGGTCGCGATGTTGTGAAAAGTACTGCAACTCTCGTGCATTCACAGATGCCGCTAACGCCTGACGGTCGAATGCAGAAATGCTGTGAGAACCGCTGCAATGCGGTGAACATGGAGGTTTCGCCATCGTCTAGCCTCTGATTGCCATCGTGGCGATAGCAATTCTCGCGAATATCGGCGCAGCCCGGTGATAGAGCTCATCATCGCCTCGCGCCATGACTGGGGCGGCCGCAGGCAGACGTCGATACGTGCACGTAGCGGCTATCACCTGTGGCAACGCAGATTCCGGCCTTTGCCTGGGCAGCCTGGACGCGATTCAGGCAATGACTGGATGCCGCCCTGTTTGAGAGGTATGTTCCCGACCCGCTCAGTTTCGAAGAGGAGCCCACCATGCCCGATTTGGCCACTGGAACTGGCTGTCAGAACACCTGGAAAGGATTCAGCGATGAAGCTTGACCCCGCGCTGCCATGGGATACGCTCCTCAACCGCGTGCTGCAGTCATGGC is from Tessaracoccus palaemonis and encodes:
- a CDS encoding prephenate dehydrogenase → MPEPTNVLILGAGLVGSSLGLALTRAGYDVRLWDIATSHAVVAAGLGAGEVSDESTDNPDVVIVATPPDVIPELVAEVLGKFPHAVVTDVGSVKAPILAAVDRIAPEHHRYVGSHPMAGSQFTGPLTASGDLFRDRTWVVTPQEGNTPEDVAVVERLARDVGARVVTMPAPLHDEAVAQVSHVPHLMSILTASHLREIPQPNLRLAGQGIRDVTRIAGSDPALWRQILTSNAAAVRHELLEVSRDLSYLIQVLDDGDKLEKFLGLGQAGALSLVGKHGQDPIDMLEVTVEIPDEPRALARLFNDIGEAGFNVEDFELTHDPVRKVGYLSIAVEREVAEKLRGAITEGGWHAWSASRGR
- the cmk gene encoding (d)CMP kinase; the protein is MEAGSFLVAIDGPSGSGKSTTAKLLARRQGLGYLDTGAMYRAATAEVLRSLPESATDEDIVALVEGAEFTLSTDPDAPRFAINGIDVTSEIREPRIAAAVSRVATILAVRRSLTQRMREVISDHQRRIVVEGRDITTVVAPDADVRVLLVADPQARVARRAAEVAGKATAAEVTDQVLRRDRDDSTVSNFTDAAEGVTVIDSTFLSPDEVVDEIISLAEAAR
- the der gene encoding ribosome biogenesis GTPase Der; amino-acid sequence: MTDTVKPIVAVVGRPNVGKSTLVNRILGRREAVVQDTPGVTRDRVSYDANWNGREFILVDTGGWASDATGMALQIAEQAELAIATADAVLFVVDATVGTLDEDEAVVRVLRRSNKPVVLAANKVDDQRHEAMAATMWNLGLGEPYAVSAMHGRGSGDLLDALLDALPEAPREREVEEAGPRRVAIVGKPNVGKSSLLNKLAAQQRVVVSDISGTTVDPVDEIVEVGGQVYRLIDTAGIRRRVKEASGHEYYASLRTQTAIERAEVCIMVIDASEPVTDQDLRILSSIEDAGRALVIAFNKWDLTDEERRRYLDREIERDLVAFRWAPTVNISALTGRNVDKIGKAIETAAAGWETRISTGKLNAFLGRLAAAHPHPLRGGKQPRILFGTQASACPPTFALFTSGQFDDTYKRFIERRLREDFGFEGSPVHVEIRPRAKRSER
- a CDS encoding YdcF family protein — encoded protein: MDLIPWLPIVLLAAGLLIGVLVEPRRFGQGIALTLLAGIVASLLLVRVGDTLNAAGGNEATGYLLLGIFLLMVLGVALLGLFLVVNAFTMWRREGLGPAPRISGLAGLATAVYVVAAVATVVLDLQDLVPLLLLVGLPAAYVAFLFVSFLSYSLLYVWFSNRFGRPVDAVIVLGSGLAGGERVTPLLAGRLRKGRQVFERSARSGRQPVLIVSGGRGGDEHLSEAAAMSRWLTDDGFRGPLALEDRSTDTAENLEFSAELIGEERRAGRVAVATSDYHAFRAAIIMRKAGIRGYTVGCRTARYYWPSATLREFIAILLEHSRFNLVVVGLLCLPLAFYIVNVVTSAFS
- a CDS encoding class I SAM-dependent methyltransferase, with the protein product MNHHHDEPAQDPVSFWEARYGERDQIWTGNVNKALADVAADLKPGVSLDLGCGEGGDVIWLAQRGWRAIGIDISSTAITRARAAAQRLGLGERQAEFLVEDLSHLDVRGPFDLVTASFFQSPVELPRTVVLRRAAGLVRSGGHLLVTSHAAAPKGSGHEDQDFAEYQPDVQLAALDLPEDQWAVEVAEVRSRVGLHDGVEREFDDSVVLLRRL
- a CDS encoding recombinase family protein, whose amino-acid sequence is MIRLAFEMYAAGDATLEDIQSELTDRGLRTRATQRRPAGPISVSKIHQLLQDPYYVGIVSYKGDEYSGRHEPLIDRDLFDEVQDLMASRGRAGERRRVVHHYLKGTLWCGACWHRDQTIRRMIIRRTISRSGDEYLYFFCRGTQDGTCNAKYSNVQRVEDAVAEHCRTVQFTPDFIHAMRQSLADALTDQEASQHALKEQLESQLARLDTQESNLLDLAIDDTIPKDKIRAKLREIGVTRERLNAQLAAAVDTLTDAVEFISVNLRLLENPYELYRHGSDEVRRRLNQAIFTRVFIDHDEITGHALKAPLDDLLTVQTTYHANSVAKSCEEPPPGIEPFTWSEHHPATTKEGAAHKGDSFTSTTLRLPTNLDHRVPVSSKPHLVGLTGFEPATP
- a CDS encoding recombinase family protein, giving the protein MTIVDEYLEPGKSAREMTKRVAFQQMLDRIRTQRDVDYVIIYKLSRMARNRFDDAIVGAELKKRGVTLISATESIDETPVGQLMHGILAAFNEFRSAEEGADIAYKMGEKAKKGGTLGKAPIGYLNTIDRIDGREIRAVAIDK
- a CDS encoding DUF3846 domain-containing protein; its protein translation is MVNGIFVPAIEGEPEVRTYASLKEYQTAVGGLIEAIDVPDLGITIYINEEGLLRHLPFNSTASFLWWYHVPQSRKAMLVGDAVIVGMPDENGDSTDVPQKVVDLVMDDSEYCVLIRVGGSSESVSTSRFSSILLPLADGDPNWCVSCTRYEGYVTAAAWALASSKGGQVPSTWRCCLSPAWPSTFRKRSGASRRRPESLHHRGRSRDREPASSLPGRLPNHQASWLLCGCQTIHSGSPTARI